A genomic region of bacterium contains the following coding sequences:
- a CDS encoding transposase produces the protein YDLQADCLWGWQRPNQRWPQVLAFLKGVRRRYPAHIRLYIILDNRKSHKTKDVLRWVRQHNIRLMFTPNYCSWLNPIECQFTSLRKFALSTRYFENHTQQGCAIQAYMRYRNRAKLTQKVRHRDMRVNFLLVGTRICCDRYSAS, from the coding sequence CGTATGATCTGCAGGCCGATTGCCTGTGGGGGTGGCAACGCCCGAACCAACGTTGGCCACAGGTACTGGCCTTTCTCAAAGGGGTTCGCCGTCGTTACCCCGCTCATATCCGGCTCTACATCATCTTGGACAACCGCAAGAGCCACAAGACGAAAGACGTGCTCAGATGGGTTCGCCAACACAACATCCGGCTGATGTTCACACCGAACTATTGTTCCTGGCTTAACCCCATCGAGTGCCAGTTCACGTCGCTGCGCAAGTTCGCTCTAAGCACGCGCTACTTCGAAAACCACACCCAACAGGGCTGCGCGATTCAAGCCTATATGCGTTACCGGAATCGCGCGAAGCTGACTCAGAAAGTCCGACATCGAGACATGCGAGTCAACTTTCTGTTGGTCGGCACTAGGATATGTTGTGATCGTTATTCCGCATCGTGA